A genome region from Bemisia tabaci chromosome 3, PGI_BMITA_v3 includes the following:
- the LOC109035049 gene encoding putative transferase CAF17 homolog, mitochondrial → MSPRVLLSKTFNLRKNVFNSLGRFYSSDTATLSNSLRAEELKSKGLLRVSGPDVNTFLQGLITNDINHLGSGKNSIYAAFLNIKGRIIYETIIYKTKEENSFFIECDSRGIPELEKHLKVFKVRKKIDITNISDDLKIWVIFDGENLSEASTSVKDVSNLEKSLPKNLNLQTSDVYKDPRLSDLGVRILVPSSSNFVASLKNCNIASSSDISFRQFRYRLGIGEGADELPPGKCFPHETNCDYLHGISFHKGCYIGQEVTSRTQHTGVVRKRLMPLEFMEDVGDRCPFDSPITDPDKNSVIGKIRGVESPYGIALLRISETLEAKRLEINGIPVRSSRPNWWPKEVPKEKLNLE, encoded by the coding sequence ATGAGTCCAAGAGTGCTCCTGTCCAAGACTTTTAATTTGCGAAAAAATGTCTTCAATTCGTTGGGACGATTCTACTCTTCAGATACCGCAACATTAAGTAACAGTCTAAGAGCAGAAGAGCTGAAGAGTAAAGGCCTCCTACGTGTAAGTGGACCAGATGTCAACACGTTTCTGCaaggattgattaccaatgacATCAATCATCTAGGAAGTGGCAAGAACAGTATTTATGCAGCCTTTTTAAATATCAAAGGAAGAATTATTTACGAAACAATAATTTACAAGACTAaagaggaaaattcatttttcatagaATGTGATAGTCGCGGTATACCAGAGTTAGAAAAACACctgaaagttttcaaagttcGAAAGAAAATAGATATCACAAATATCAGTGATGACCTGAAGATTTGGGTGATTTTTGATGGAGAAAATTTATCTGAAGCCAGTACCTCTGTCAAAGATGTGTCCAATTTAGAGAAATCGCTgcctaaaaatttaaacttacaGACATCTGACGTGTACAAAGATCCCAGGCTATCAGATTTAGGTGTTCGTATACTTGTTCCATCATCATCTAATTTTGTGGCTTCTTTAAAGAATTGTAATATTGCATCAAGTTCGGATATTAGTTTTCGTCAGTTTCGCTACAGATTAGGAATAGGAGAGGGTGCTGATGAATTGCCCCCTGGAAAATGTTTCCCTCATGAAACTAATTGCGATTATCTGCATGGAATAAGTTTTCACAAAGGGTGCTATATAGGACAGGAGGTAACATCTCGGACTCAGCACACCGGAGTCGTTAGAAAACGTCTTATGCCATTAGAATTCATGGAAGATGTTGGTGATAGATGTCCTTTTGATTCGCCTATCACTGATCCTGATAAAAACTCGGTGATTGGTAAAATACGAGGAGTTGAATCTCCGTATGGAATAGCTTTATTACGAATATCAGAAACATTAGAGGCAAAAAGATTAGAGATAAATGGAATACCAGTACGTTCAAGTAGACCTAATTGGTGGCCAAAGGAAGTTCCAAAAGAGAAATTGAATTTAGAGTGA